The proteins below come from a single Parazoarcus communis genomic window:
- the hisD gene encoding histidinol dehydrogenase yields MSQTPIRRLDAREPEFLSVLDALLAFEASADDRIDAAVTEILRAVRATGDAAVIEYTKRFDRLDVASMAALELPKSALHAALDGLAVEQREALRVAADRVRVYHERQKADSWEYTEADGTRLGQKVTPLDRVGLYVPGGRASYPSSVLMNAIPAKVAGVGELIMVVPTPGGEQNPLVLAAAAITGVDRVFTIGGAQAVAALAYGTQTIPQVDKIVGPGNAFVAEAKRRVFGTVGIDMVAGPSEVLIISDGSGHADWVAMDLFAQAEHDELAQSILLCTDAGFIDAVHDAIDRLLPTMPRQETIAKSLANRGALIHVESLEQACAIANRIAPEHLELSMDNAEQWVDHIRHAGAIFVGHWAVEALGDYCAGPNHVLPTMRSARFSSPLGVYDFQKRTSIVHISEAGAQHLGKVASILAHGEGLQAHARSAEMRLKV; encoded by the coding sequence ATGAGCCAGACACCCATTCGCCGTCTCGACGCGCGCGAGCCGGAATTCCTGTCGGTACTCGATGCACTGCTCGCGTTCGAGGCATCTGCGGACGATCGCATCGATGCAGCCGTCACCGAGATTCTGCGCGCGGTGCGCGCGACCGGTGATGCAGCAGTCATCGAGTACACGAAACGATTCGATCGCCTCGATGTGGCCTCGATGGCGGCGCTTGAGCTGCCGAAGTCTGCGCTGCATGCGGCGCTCGATGGTCTGGCGGTCGAGCAGCGCGAGGCGCTGCGCGTGGCTGCCGACCGCGTGCGTGTCTACCACGAGCGCCAGAAGGCCGATTCCTGGGAGTACACCGAGGCCGATGGAACCCGCCTCGGGCAGAAGGTGACGCCCCTCGATCGCGTCGGCCTGTATGTGCCGGGTGGACGGGCCTCGTATCCCAGTTCGGTGCTGATGAATGCGATTCCGGCCAAGGTGGCCGGTGTTGGCGAGCTGATCATGGTCGTGCCGACGCCGGGCGGCGAGCAGAATCCGCTGGTGCTGGCAGCCGCTGCGATTACCGGCGTGGACCGGGTGTTCACGATTGGCGGTGCGCAAGCGGTTGCTGCGCTTGCCTATGGCACTCAGACCATTCCCCAGGTGGACAAGATCGTCGGACCGGGCAATGCCTTTGTTGCCGAGGCCAAGCGGCGGGTGTTCGGTACGGTGGGCATCGACATGGTGGCCGGGCCGTCAGAGGTGCTGATCATCTCTGATGGCAGTGGCCACGCCGACTGGGTGGCGATGGACCTCTTCGCCCAGGCCGAGCACGACGAACTCGCCCAGTCCATCCTGTTGTGCACGGACGCCGGCTTCATCGATGCGGTGCACGATGCGATCGACCGCCTGCTGCCGACGATGCCGCGACAGGAGACCATCGCAAAATCGCTGGCCAATCGTGGTGCGCTGATTCACGTCGAGAGTCTCGAGCAGGCGTGTGCCATCGCCAACCGCATCGCACCGGAACACCTTGAGCTGTCGATGGACAACGCCGAGCAGTGGGTTGATCACATCCGCCATGCGGGGGCGATCTTCGTCGGGCACTGGGCGGTCGAGGCGCTTGGTGATTACTGTGCCGGTCCCAACCATGTGTTGCCGACCATGCGCAGCGCGCGCTTTTCGTCGCCGCTGGGTGTGTATGACTTCCAGAAGCGGACCAGCATCGTGCACATCTCTGAGGCGGGTGCCCAGCATCTGGGCAAGGTTGCGTCGATTCTCGCGCATGGTGAGGGCCTGCAGGCTCACGCGCGCTCGGCGGAGATGCGGCTGAAGGTTTGA
- the hisG gene encoding ATP phosphoribosyltransferase: protein MSSITLALSKGRIFEETLPLLAAAGIVPTDNPESSRKLIIGTNRPDVRLVIVRATDTPTYVQYGAADLGIAGKDVLIEHGGAGLYQPLDLNIARCRLCVAVQKGFDYEAAIRPGGRIRVATKYINAAKAHFAGKGMHVDLIKLYGSMELAPLVGLADAIVDLVSTGGTLRANNLEEVEDIMPISSRLIVNQASLKLKRELIQPMLDAFAGAVKP from the coding sequence GTGTCCAGCATCACCCTCGCCCTGTCCAAGGGCCGTATCTTCGAGGAAACCCTGCCGCTGCTGGCAGCAGCCGGCATCGTCCCGACCGACAATCCCGAAAGCTCGCGCAAGCTCATCATCGGCACAAACCGCCCTGATGTGCGTCTGGTCATCGTGCGTGCGACCGATACACCGACCTATGTCCAGTACGGCGCGGCCGATCTTGGCATCGCGGGCAAGGACGTGCTGATCGAGCATGGCGGAGCAGGGCTCTATCAGCCGCTCGATCTCAACATCGCACGCTGCCGCCTGTGTGTGGCGGTGCAGAAAGGCTTCGACTACGAGGCGGCAATCCGTCCTGGCGGTCGTATCCGCGTCGCCACCAAGTACATCAATGCCGCCAAGGCGCATTTCGCCGGCAAGGGAATGCACGTCGATCTGATCAAGCTCTACGGCTCGATGGAGCTGGCGCCGCTGGTCGGTCTGGCCGATGCCATCGTCGACCTGGTCTCCACCGGCGGCACGCTGCGCGCCAACAATCTCGAGGAAGTCGAAGACATCATGCCGATCAGTTCGCGCCTGATCGTCAATCAGGCTTCGCTCAAGCTCAAGCGCGAACTTATCCAGCCGATGCTCGACGCCTTCGCCGGCGCAGTCAAACCCTGA
- the rnk gene encoding nucleoside diphosphate kinase regulator, which produces MKPEIIISTQDMDRLEGLLSAPSARSRSDLDPLRAELDRADVRETEDMPDDVIMMNSRARFLEENTGREYELTLTYPRDASAETSHVSIFSPAGSALIGLATGQSIDWTTPDGKPIRLKVLAVKQAAATAQP; this is translated from the coding sequence ATGAAACCCGAGATCATCATCTCAACGCAGGACATGGACAGGCTCGAAGGCCTGCTGTCCGCCCCCTCCGCGCGCAGCAGAAGCGATCTCGATCCACTGCGTGCCGAACTCGATCGCGCCGATGTGCGCGAGACGGAAGACATGCCGGACGACGTCATCATGATGAACAGCCGCGCGCGCTTCCTGGAAGAAAACACTGGCCGCGAGTATGAACTCACGCTCACCTACCCGCGCGACGCCAGTGCCGAAACCAGCCACGTGTCCATCTTCTCGCCTGCGGGCAGCGCGCTGATCGGCCTCGCGACCGGTCAGAGCATCGACTGGACAACACCCGACGGGAAGCCGATCAGGCTGAAGGTACTGGCCGTAAAACAGGCCGCCGCAACGGCGCAACCGTAA
- the murA gene encoding UDP-N-acetylglucosamine 1-carboxyvinyltransferase, giving the protein MDKLLIEGGFRLSGEVAISGAKNAALPILCAALLTAEPVTFTNVPQLKDIGTLLDLLGQMGVKVSIDGGTATLEAAGLNNPVAPYEMVKTMRASILVLGPLVARCGEARVSLPGGCAIGARPVDQHIKGLQAMGAEVTVEHGYVHARVPRLKGARLFTDMVTVTGTENLMMAACLADGETVIENAAREPEIVDLANCLVAMGARISGAGTDVIRIQGVERLHGATHRIMPDRIETGTYLCAAAVTGGDVRLTGTSAAYLDAVVDKLMDAGCEVETERDAIRLKAPQRLQAVNLRTSPYPAFPTDMQAQFMALNCVADGVAMIRETIFENRFMHAVELQRLGADIRIDGNTAVVKGVERLQGAAVMATDLRASASLVIAGLIADGETTIERIYHLDRGYERLEEKLAALGARVRRLN; this is encoded by the coding sequence ATGGACAAGCTGTTGATTGAAGGCGGTTTCCGCCTCTCGGGTGAAGTAGCCATCTCCGGTGCCAAGAACGCGGCGCTGCCGATCCTGTGTGCGGCATTGCTGACGGCGGAGCCTGTCACCTTTACCAATGTTCCGCAGCTCAAGGACATCGGCACCTTGCTCGACCTGCTCGGGCAGATGGGGGTGAAGGTCAGCATCGATGGCGGCACCGCGACGCTGGAGGCTGCCGGCCTGAACAATCCGGTCGCACCCTATGAGATGGTGAAGACCATGCGCGCCTCCATCCTCGTGCTGGGGCCGCTGGTGGCGCGCTGCGGCGAGGCGCGTGTCAGCCTGCCCGGCGGCTGTGCCATCGGCGCACGCCCGGTGGATCAGCATATCAAGGGGCTGCAGGCGATGGGCGCCGAGGTGACGGTTGAGCATGGTTACGTGCATGCCCGAGTGCCGCGCCTGAAGGGCGCACGACTGTTCACCGACATGGTGACGGTGACCGGCACCGAGAACCTGATGATGGCGGCCTGCCTGGCTGATGGCGAGACCGTGATCGAGAACGCGGCACGCGAGCCGGAGATTGTCGATCTCGCCAACTGCCTTGTGGCGATGGGGGCCCGCATCTCCGGTGCAGGGACCGACGTCATTCGTATCCAGGGGGTTGAGCGCCTGCATGGCGCGACGCACCGGATCATGCCCGACCGCATCGAGACCGGCACCTATCTGTGCGCGGCTGCAGTAACCGGCGGTGATGTCAGGCTGACCGGGACGTCTGCGGCCTACCTCGATGCCGTCGTCGACAAGCTGATGGATGCTGGTTGCGAGGTCGAGACCGAGCGCGATGCGATTCGCCTCAAGGCACCTCAGCGCCTGCAGGCAGTGAACCTGCGGACCTCGCCCTATCCCGCATTTCCCACCGACATGCAGGCGCAGTTCATGGCGCTCAATTGCGTGGCGGATGGTGTTGCGATGATCCGCGAAACCATCTTCGAGAACCGCTTCATGCATGCGGTTGAGCTGCAGCGTCTGGGTGCAGACATCCGCATCGACGGCAATACGGCGGTGGTCAAGGGGGTCGAGCGTCTGCAGGGTGCTGCGGTCATGGCGACCGATCTGCGTGCGTCTGCCAGTCTGGTGATTGCCGGGCTGATAGCGGATGGTGAGACCACGATCGAGCGCATCTACCATCTCGACCGCGGCTACGAACGACTTGAGGAAAAGCTGGCGGCGCTCGGCGCGCGCGTGCGTCGTCTGAACTGA
- a CDS encoding BolA family protein, translated as MFEASEVKRLIEQGLPCEFVLIDGDDGVHFSGIVVSASFEGQLKVRQHQAVYATLGKLMGNEIHALQLQTYTPAKWAEARVELGL; from the coding sequence ATGTTCGAGGCAAGTGAAGTCAAGCGGTTGATCGAGCAGGGTCTCCCCTGCGAATTCGTTCTCATCGACGGTGATGATGGTGTGCATTTCAGCGGGATCGTGGTCAGCGCGAGTTTCGAGGGTCAGCTCAAGGTGCGCCAGCACCAGGCCGTTTACGCCACGCTGGGCAAGCTGATGGGCAACGAGATCCATGCCCTGCAGCTGCAAACCTATACCCCGGCCAAATGGGCCGAGGCGCGCGTCGAGTTGGGACTGTAA
- a CDS encoding ABC transporter permease has product MGFRTLLYKEVLRFRKVAFQTVMAPVLNAVLFLLIFSHVLDRHVTVYGDIAYTAFLVPGLVMMSLLQNAFANSSSSLIQSKITGNIIFVLLPPLSYREFYAAYVIASTFRGLFVGVGVLLISIPFVELHMAAPLWVIVFAVLGGGILSSLGVIAGIWADKFDQLAAFQNFLIMPLTMLSGVFYSIHSLPQLWQDVSHANPFFFMIDGFRYGFFGQSDVSPWLSLGVVSGCFVFVAVLTLAMLARGYKLRA; this is encoded by the coding sequence ATGGGGTTTCGCACCCTGCTGTACAAGGAAGTGTTGCGCTTCCGCAAGGTGGCCTTCCAGACCGTCATGGCGCCGGTGCTCAACGCCGTGCTCTTCCTGCTCATCTTCTCCCATGTGCTGGATCGTCACGTCACGGTATACGGCGATATCGCCTATACCGCCTTTCTCGTGCCCGGTCTGGTGATGATGTCGCTGTTGCAGAACGCCTTCGCGAACAGTTCATCCTCGCTGATACAGAGCAAAATCACCGGTAACATCATCTTCGTGCTGCTGCCGCCACTGTCCTATCGTGAGTTCTATGCGGCCTACGTGATCGCCTCGACCTTTCGTGGTCTGTTCGTCGGCGTCGGCGTATTGCTGATCTCGATCCCCTTTGTCGAACTGCATATGGCCGCGCCCCTGTGGGTGATCGTGTTTGCCGTGCTGGGCGGGGGCATTCTCAGTTCGCTCGGCGTCATTGCCGGCATCTGGGCGGACAAGTTCGATCAGCTTGCCGCGTTTCAGAACTTCCTGATCATGCCGCTCACGATGCTGTCGGGCGTGTTCTATTCGATTCATTCCCTGCCGCAGCTGTGGCAGGACGTGTCCCATGCCAACCCGTTCTTCTTCATGATCGACGGCTTCCGCTACGGCTTCTTCGGCCAGTCCGACGTGTCGCCCTGGCTCAGCCTCGGTGTGGTGAGCGGGTGTTTTGTTTTTGTCGCGGTACTGACCCTGGCGATGCTCGCACGGGGCTACAAGTTGCGCGCCTGA